GTTCAGCTGCAACATTAAGTGATGGCTGTACATAATGACCATTAGGGCATCTGTGACTAGCTAATCTTGAAAAAATTAATCTAAGTCCATTTAATAATTCTGTTCCAGTACCAAAAGTACTGCGTATATCAGGAACACCTGGACGTTGTTTTAGTGCTAGTGCTGCAGGAATATATAAAACATCATCTACATTAGCTCTAGTTGCCTGTGTCATACGACGTCTAGTATATGTTGATAATGATTCAAGATATCTTCTTGAACCCTCTGCATATAATATACCAAATGCAAGTGATGATTTACCTGAACCTGAAACACCAGCTATACCTACAATCCGATTAAGTGGAATGTTAACATCAATATTTTTTAAGTTATGAACCCTAGCATTTCTAACTTGAATATATCTAGGTATTTCATGTTTTTCTTCTGTCATTAACATACTCCTATTGCTTAATAAGTTATACAAGTTTAAATTAAAAGATGATTTTATATATCAAATTTTATTAAATTAAATAGTAGTATGTGATTAATGATATAATATATTATTTATATTGTTATCCACTGTTTCAGGGGATTAGATGAATTTAGAAATAAAGATCTTGTCAATTATCTGTATAATTATGTGGGTTGTTTTAATCATCTTATATGATACTTATGGAAAGATGATAAAAGAAAAAATATTAAAATAATAATCAATTAGTAATATGATGAATTATTTATTTTTAATATTCATAATATATTAATATGAAAAAAACAGATTTTGATTTTGAATACTTTGACACTACAGCAGATATTGGTATTGATATAAAAAGTGACAACATGACCCATGCATATATAAATGCAGGTTTAGCAACTCTTAATCTTATTACAGATATTGATAAAATAAAACCAGTTACTATTAGAGATGTTGTTATAGAATCTGAGGATGAATATGGATTATTATATGATTGGGTTACAGAATTACTTATTTTATTAGATAGTGAAAACTTCATTGCATCAGAATATAATATTAACATAGAACCTGCAGAACAGGGTTATATCTTAAAAGGCACAATTTCTGGTGACATATATAATACTAATAAATATAATTATAAAACAGAAGTTAAGGCTATAACATATCATAAAATGGAAATTATTCAA
This genomic interval from Candidatus Methanosphaera massiliense contains the following:
- a CDS encoding archease, which produces MKKTDFDFEYFDTTADIGIDIKSDNMTHAYINAGLATLNLITDIDKIKPVTIRDVVIESEDEYGLLYDWVTELLILLDSENFIASEYNINIEPAEQGYILKGTISGDIYNTNKYNYKTEVKAITYHKMEIIQENDLYHVRFIVDL